The DNA region TGACGGCGAAAATCAAGGAGATCATGCGGGCCGTATAGCCCAGCGAAGGCGATCCGGCTTTGCGTCCCACAGGAAGGACGCAGGAGGCCACGTTGAAAGCCCTTTCATTGCACCATGCCAGCATCATGGTGAGCGATTTGGCGCGCGCGGAGCGATTCTACTGCGAACTGCTCGGGCTGGAGCCTTTGCCCAGACCGCCCCGAGGCGTACCCGGGCTGTGGCTGAAAGCGGGCGATGGCCAGGTTCACGTGCTGCAGGGAGAGGTGGACACCGTCCCGCTCACCGCGGAGCGCAAAGCCCGAGAGGGCCGCGGGCTTGCGGCGCACTTCGCGCTCACGGTTTCCGATGCGCGTGCCATGGGTGCGCGGTTGGCGGAGAGCGGGTATCCCCCTCTCGGCGACCTGGTGGAGCGGCCCGACGGTTCCAAATCCGTTTTCGTGCGAGATCCCGACGGCAACCTGGTGGAGTTCATCCAGGTGGTCTCGTGAAACATCCCGTGTGAGGAGAACGTCGTTACGGTTATGGCTGTGAGAGAGATTCTTGTGAACGGGCATCCCCTCCTCCGCAAGAAGGCGAAGGAGGTCAAGCGCATCACGCCCGAAATCCAGGCGCTGTGCGCCGACTTGCTGGAGACCATGCGCGCCGCGCCGGGCGTGGGGCTGGCTGCCAATCAAGTGGGCGTGCTGCACCGCGTCGTGGTCATAGAGGTTCCGGAGGATGAGGACGAGTTGTTGGGCGGCAAGGCGTTCTGCCTCATCAACCCCGAAATCGTCCGGGCCAGCGGCTCGCAGGTAGGGAACGAGGGCTGCCTTTCGGTGCCGGGCTACGTGGGCGAGGTAGAACGCTACGAGAGCGTCGTCGTCAGGGCGCTGGCCGAAAACGGCAAGCGCGTGAAGATCTCGGCCCGTGGCTTCCTGGCCCGCGTCCTCCAGCACGAGATAGACCACCTGGACGGGATTCTCTACATTGACAAACTGACAAGCCCCGACAAACTGTACAAGGTGCAGGAGGGCGAGGAAGAGGCGGAAGAGGTGTAGGCGTCCGCCCAGAAAGCGAGGGGACATGCAGAGTTCTATCAGGTTGGGGAAAATCGGGGGCATTCCTGTAGGGCTTCACTACACGTGGTTCATCATCTTCGTGCTGGTGAGCCTGAGCCTGGCGCAGTTTTTCTTCCCGAACGAATACCCCGGATGGAGT from Chloroflexota bacterium includes:
- a CDS encoding VOC family protein, which encodes MKALSLHHASIMVSDLARAERFYCELLGLEPLPRPPRGVPGLWLKAGDGQVHVLQGEVDTVPLTAERKAREGRGLAAHFALTVSDARAMGARLAESGYPPLGDLVERPDGSKSVFVRDPDGNLVEFIQVVS
- the def gene encoding peptide deformylase, with protein sequence MAVREILVNGHPLLRKKAKEVKRITPEIQALCADLLETMRAAPGVGLAANQVGVLHRVVVIEVPEDEDELLGGKAFCLINPEIVRASGSQVGNEGCLSVPGYVGEVERYESVVVRALAENGKRVKISARGFLARVLQHEIDHLDGILYIDKLTSPDKLYKVQEGEEEAEEV